From a region of the Enterobacter cancerogenus genome:
- the fhuC gene encoding Fe3+-hydroxamate ABC transporter ATP-binding protein FhuC: MQDNKTRSDTTFALNNLSFRVPGRTLLHPLSLTFPAGKVTGLIGHNGSGKSTLLKMLGRHQPPSEGEILLDGQPLESWSSKAFARKVAYLPQQLPQAEGMTVRELVAIGRYPWHGALGRFGVADREKVDEAIALVGLKPLAHRLVDSLSGGERQRAWIAMLVAQDSRCLLLDEPTSALDIAHQVDVLALVHRLSQQRGLTVIAVLHDINMAARYCDYLVALRGGEMIAQGTPSELMRSDTLEHIYGIPMGILPHPAGAAPVSFVY; encoded by the coding sequence ATGCAGGACAATAAAACGCGCTCCGACACCACCTTTGCTCTCAACAACCTCTCCTTTCGCGTACCCGGGCGCACGCTGCTGCATCCGCTCTCTTTGACGTTCCCTGCCGGAAAAGTGACGGGCCTGATTGGTCATAACGGCTCAGGCAAATCAACGTTGCTCAAAATGCTGGGGCGTCATCAGCCGCCGTCGGAAGGCGAGATCCTGCTGGACGGTCAACCGCTGGAGAGCTGGAGCAGTAAAGCCTTTGCCCGCAAGGTGGCGTATCTGCCGCAGCAGTTACCGCAGGCAGAAGGGATGACGGTGCGCGAGCTGGTGGCGATTGGGCGTTATCCGTGGCACGGTGCGCTCGGTCGTTTTGGTGTCGCCGACAGAGAGAAAGTGGACGAGGCGATTGCGCTGGTAGGCTTAAAGCCGCTGGCGCACCGTCTGGTGGATAGCCTGTCCGGCGGCGAACGCCAGCGGGCGTGGATTGCGATGCTGGTGGCGCAGGACAGCCGTTGCCTGCTGCTTGATGAACCGACCTCGGCGCTGGATATCGCCCACCAGGTTGACGTTCTTGCGCTGGTGCATCGCTTAAGCCAGCAGCGTGGCCTGACGGTGATCGCGGTGCTGCATGATATTAATATGGCCGCGCGCTACTGCGATTATCTGGTGGCGCTGCGTGGCGGAGAGATGATTGCCCAGGGCACCCCTTCTGAACTGATGCGCAGCGACACGCTGGAGCACATTTACGGTATTCCAATGGGTATTTTGCCTCACCCTGCCGGGGCCGCACCGGTGAGCTTCGTCTACTGA
- a CDS encoding fimbrial protein: MSIGLLAAAGALSPAYANTTCVGNQLENGVLNFQLPAIIRVDPDLPVGSIIYEDSIESGRVEMECQSTGNKYKGYVALTDSDARNGVMEGVYQTNVPGIGIRMAQAQDSTATFTSSDIITPMHFVSYGGSGWSIIKTTFHGALQLVVTGEVKEGYLDTSRLTAEERWGKDVVAQLLISPGSVQIVTASHTCNLVDKNIYVPLKTVNAGDFDNNYSDILTDERFKISLTECSADTRVDFRFTSSGSTGVTNGHTLNIADSAQAASGIGIQILDKNNTLLTFDQAYTATTSTGDKEAVDIPLKARYIKTGDVRPGKVDAVATFDVFYR; this comes from the coding sequence ATGAGCATAGGGTTGCTGGCTGCTGCGGGGGCGTTGTCGCCTGCGTATGCCAACACAACCTGTGTCGGCAACCAACTGGAGAATGGGGTACTCAATTTTCAACTTCCGGCCATTATCCGAGTGGACCCCGATTTACCGGTGGGCTCCATTATCTATGAAGACAGTATTGAGAGCGGTCGGGTTGAGATGGAGTGCCAGAGCACCGGCAATAAATACAAAGGCTACGTTGCGTTAACCGACAGCGATGCGCGCAACGGGGTTATGGAGGGCGTTTATCAGACTAACGTTCCGGGTATCGGCATCCGTATGGCGCAAGCCCAGGACAGCACCGCGACCTTTACCTCTTCAGACATTATCACGCCGATGCATTTTGTCAGTTACGGCGGCAGCGGATGGAGCATCATTAAGACCACCTTCCATGGCGCGCTTCAGCTGGTGGTCACGGGAGAGGTGAAAGAGGGGTATCTGGATACGTCCAGGCTGACAGCTGAAGAGAGGTGGGGAAAGGACGTGGTAGCACAGCTGCTGATCTCCCCCGGCAGTGTGCAAATCGTAACGGCATCGCATACCTGCAATCTGGTGGATAAAAATATCTATGTCCCACTGAAAACGGTGAATGCCGGGGATTTTGATAATAACTATTCCGATATTCTCACTGATGAGCGTTTCAAAATCTCCCTGACCGAGTGCTCGGCGGATACCCGTGTGGACTTCCGATTCACCAGTAGCGGCTCCACCGGGGTAACCAATGGTCACACCCTGAACATTGCTGATAGCGCCCAGGCCGCCTCGGGGATAGGTATCCAGATTCTGGATAAGAACAATACACTGCTGACGTTCGACCAGGCCTACACCGCCACCACCAGCACGGGCGATAAAGAGGCCGTGGATATTCCACTGAAGGCGCGGTACATCAAAACGGGGGACGTGAGACCTGGCAAAGTCGATGCCGTAGCCACATTTGATGTGTTCTACCGATAA
- the fhuD gene encoding Fe(3+)-hydroxamate ABC transporter substrate-binding protein FhuD, protein MQDPISLSRRRLLTAMVLSPLLFNMNRAQAAAIDPHRIVALEWLPVELMLALGITPYGVADIPNYTLWVNEPKLPDSVIDIGLRTEPNLELLTQMKPSYLFWSAGYGPSEETLARIAPGRGFSFSDGKKPLTMAKNSINEMAQFLNREAAAKRHLDAFDALIDSLKPRFAHRGDRPLLMVTLLDARHMLVFGKNCLFQEVLDSFGIRNAWEGEMTFWGSTTVGIDRLAAFRDVDVLCFDHGNEREMQTLMATPLWQAMPFVRAQRFLRAPAVWFYGATLSAMHFARVLDTALGGKA, encoded by the coding sequence ATGCAGGATCCCATCTCACTTAGCCGCCGCCGTCTGTTAACGGCGATGGTGCTCTCACCCCTGCTGTTCAACATGAACAGGGCTCAGGCGGCTGCGATCGATCCGCACCGCATCGTTGCCCTGGAGTGGCTGCCTGTCGAGCTGATGCTGGCGCTGGGCATCACGCCCTACGGTGTGGCCGATATTCCGAACTATACCCTGTGGGTGAACGAGCCAAAATTACCCGATTCGGTGATCGACATCGGTCTGCGCACCGAACCGAATCTTGAACTGCTCACGCAGATGAAACCATCATATCTGTTCTGGTCAGCGGGATATGGGCCGTCGGAAGAGACGCTGGCGCGTATCGCGCCTGGCCGGGGTTTTTCCTTTAGCGACGGGAAAAAACCGCTGACAATGGCGAAAAATTCCATTAACGAGATGGCGCAGTTCCTGAACCGCGAAGCGGCGGCGAAACGCCATCTTGACGCATTCGATGCCCTGATTGACTCCCTCAAACCGCGCTTTGCCCACCGTGGCGATCGGCCTTTGCTGATGGTCACGCTGCTGGACGCCCGCCATATGCTGGTCTTTGGTAAAAACTGCCTGTTCCAGGAAGTGCTCGACAGCTTTGGGATCCGCAATGCCTGGGAAGGAGAGATGACCTTCTGGGGCAGCACCACCGTGGGTATCGACCGTCTGGCGGCGTTTCGTGATGTTGACGTTCTGTGCTTCGACCACGGCAACGAGCGCGAGATGCAAACCCTGATGGCTACCCCGCTGTGGCAGGCGATGCCGTTTGTGCGCGCCCAGCGTTTCCTGCGTGCGCCAGCGGTGTGGTTCTACGGTGCAACGCTGTCGGCCATGCATTTCGCCCGCGTGCTGGACACGGCGCTGGGAGGCAAAGCATGA
- the fhuB gene encoding Fe(3+)-hydroxamate ABC transporter permease FhuB gives MSSRIARFPALLLTLIFIAALALTGFNLSTALPRSQWGAALAAPDIDNIQQMLFHYSLLPRLAISLLVGAGLGLVGVLFQQVLRNPLAEPTTLGVATGAQLGITITTLWALPGALTTQFAALTGACVVGALVFGVAWGKRLSPVTLILAGLVVSLYCGAINQLLVLFHHDQLQSMFLWSTGTLTQTDWSVVQRLWPQLIGGVVLTLLLLRPLTLMGLDDGVARNLGLALSLARLAALTLAIVLSALLVNAVGIIGFIGLFAPLLAKMLGARRLLARLMLAPLIGALILWLSDQLILWLARVWMEVSTGSVTALIGAPLLLWLLPRLRSISAPAMDAGDKIHAERQSLLWFSLAGLAVLIIAAFAALSLGRDATGWHWATGDLLHELLQWRWPRIFSALIAGVMLAVAGCIIQRLTGNPMASPEVLGISSGAAFGVVLMLFLVPGDAFGWLMPAGSIGAAVTLLIILIASGRGGFSPHRMLLAGMALSTAFTMLLMMLQASGDPRMAQILTWIAGSTYGATGSQVIHTGIVMIVLLAIVPLCRRWMTILPLGGETARAVGMALTPTRVGLLLLAACLTATATMTIGPLSFVGLMAPHIARMMGFRRTMPHIVMSALTGGVMLVFADWCGRMVLFPYQIPAGLLSTFIGAPYFIYLLRKQSR, from the coding sequence ATGAGTTCACGTATTGCACGTTTTCCGGCCCTGCTGCTGACGCTGATTTTTATCGCGGCGCTGGCGTTGACCGGGTTCAATCTGTCGACGGCTTTGCCCCGCAGCCAGTGGGGCGCAGCCCTCGCCGCGCCGGATATCGATAACATTCAACAGATGCTGTTCCACTACAGCCTGCTGCCGCGCCTGGCGATTTCGCTGCTGGTGGGGGCCGGGCTGGGGCTTGTCGGCGTCTTGTTCCAGCAGGTGCTGCGTAACCCGCTGGCAGAACCGACGACGCTCGGCGTCGCGACGGGCGCGCAGCTTGGGATCACCATCACGACGCTTTGGGCGCTGCCTGGGGCGTTAACCACGCAGTTTGCCGCGCTTACCGGAGCATGTGTGGTCGGCGCGCTGGTGTTCGGCGTCGCCTGGGGTAAACGTCTCTCGCCGGTCACCTTGATTCTGGCCGGTCTGGTAGTGAGCCTCTACTGCGGGGCGATTAACCAGTTGCTGGTGCTGTTCCATCACGATCAGCTGCAAAGCATGTTCCTGTGGAGTACCGGCACGCTCACGCAAACCGACTGGAGCGTGGTGCAGCGTCTGTGGCCGCAGCTGATCGGCGGCGTGGTGTTGACGCTGCTGCTGTTACGTCCGCTGACGCTGATGGGGCTGGATGATGGCGTCGCGCGTAATCTCGGGCTGGCGCTGTCGCTGGCGCGTCTGGCCGCGCTGACCCTGGCGATTGTGCTCAGTGCGCTGCTGGTAAACGCGGTGGGTATCATCGGCTTTATCGGGCTATTTGCGCCGCTGCTGGCGAAAATGCTCGGTGCGCGCCGTCTGCTGGCGCGCCTGATGCTGGCCCCGCTCATCGGAGCGCTGATCCTCTGGCTTTCCGATCAGCTTATCCTCTGGCTGGCGCGCGTGTGGATGGAAGTCTCGACCGGTTCGGTGACGGCGCTGATCGGCGCGCCGCTGCTGCTGTGGCTGCTGCCACGTCTGCGCAGCATCAGCGCACCGGCCATGGATGCCGGGGATAAAATACATGCAGAGCGGCAGTCGTTGCTGTGGTTTAGCCTGGCCGGGCTGGCGGTGCTGATTATCGCCGCCTTCGCGGCGCTTTCTCTGGGACGTGATGCGACAGGCTGGCACTGGGCGACGGGCGACCTGCTTCACGAACTGCTGCAGTGGCGCTGGCCGCGGATCTTCTCCGCGCTGATTGCGGGTGTGATGCTGGCGGTTGCGGGCTGTATTATTCAGCGTCTGACCGGTAACCCGATGGCCAGCCCGGAAGTGCTGGGGATCAGCTCCGGCGCTGCGTTCGGTGTGGTGCTAATGCTGTTCCTCGTGCCGGGAGATGCCTTTGGCTGGCTGATGCCTGCCGGGAGTATCGGCGCGGCGGTGACGCTGCTGATCATTTTGATTGCCTCCGGTCGCGGCGGCTTCTCCCCGCACCGTATGCTGCTGGCCGGGATGGCGCTCAGTACGGCGTTTACGATGCTGCTGATGATGTTACAGGCCAGCGGCGATCCGCGTATGGCGCAGATCCTGACCTGGATCGCCGGCTCTACCTATGGTGCCACCGGCAGCCAGGTGATTCACACCGGGATCGTGATGATCGTGCTGTTGGCCATTGTGCCGCTGTGTCGACGCTGGATGACTATCCTGCCGCTTGGCGGTGAAACCGCGCGTGCGGTGGGGATGGCGCTGACGCCAACGCGGGTGGGGCTGCTGCTGCTGGCGGCATGTCTGACGGCCACGGCGACCATGACCATCGGCCCGCTGAGCTTTGTGGGGTTAATGGCGCCGCATATCGCCAGAATGATGGGGTTCCGTCGGACGATGCCGCACATCGTCATGTCTGCCCTGACGGGCGGCGTGATGCTGGTCTTTGCTGACTGGTGCGGAAGAATGGTGCTGTTCCCGTATCAGATCCCAGCCGGGCTGCTGTCGACCTTTATCGGTGCGCCGTACTTTATTTATCTGCTGAGAAAGCAGAGTCGGTAG
- a CDS encoding fimbria/pilus outer membrane usher protein, with product MSSFSNYRPILKGVALAMLALFQPANADDEFNLRILELDTPLENTATLKNFIGNNSLLAGSYPVTIMWGRDIIDKRTVTFVLSDDKQRLLPELTKADLRDFGLKVDTLSDMKDLADSARVEDISHFIEGAQYDFNQDDQTLSLVIPQIYRDQTASGTINPKYWDDGASAAWASYQVSGSQQESDSGKNTSTWLGLDSGINLGAWRLRNNSTWSDTAGWDAISTSLQRDIKALRSQLEIGQTATSGELFDSVQMTGVKLETDISMLPTSQQGFAPVVRGIANSDAKVTIKQNGYTLYQTNVAPGPFEIHDLSQVTSGADLEVTVEEADGSEHSFIQASASVPILQREGAFKYSLAAGTFRGNEGEEEPAFAQGTAIYGLPYGVTIYSGALGASLYHAFLAGVGADLGRFGSASVDVTAAHTLFDDGRDPASGLSWRAQYSKDIPDTDTTVTLASYRYSTAGFYTFQEAIDQRDSNIDDGIYTYRRVNNRRSRMQVNLSQRLGDWGSTYVNAYQQNYWDMSGSERSVSAGFSSSWRDITWSVSYNLTRTPDADNDRQLALMVNIPFSRWLPNSWASYSMTTASGGYTSHQAGIGGTALEDNKLSYNLQQSYTSNNVGYGASLSGRYRGSAGEVGLGYSYGGSNRQWNYNAKGSLVAHEHGVTLGQSVRDAFAIVHIKDGSNVKVQNGRGIYTDAFGNAIVPTLTAYRHNGITVNTEDRDDLDIELATQDVVPTKGAAMMANFDARAGQRALVKLIYLGKPVPFGAIVTLDNTSAIVGDDGEVWLTGLQGTVALSVQWGEDAGQQCKGTLTVPAERAANILKSTVHCR from the coding sequence ATGTCTTCGTTCTCAAATTACAGGCCGATTCTGAAGGGGGTCGCGTTAGCCATGCTGGCGTTATTCCAGCCTGCAAATGCGGACGACGAATTCAACCTGCGCATCCTTGAGCTGGACACTCCGCTGGAAAATACCGCTACACTTAAAAATTTCATCGGGAATAACAGCTTACTGGCCGGAAGCTACCCCGTGACCATTATGTGGGGACGGGACATCATCGATAAACGGACCGTGACCTTTGTACTGTCAGACGACAAGCAAAGGCTGCTGCCCGAACTGACCAAGGCAGACCTGCGTGATTTTGGCCTCAAGGTAGATACCCTGTCGGACATGAAAGATCTGGCTGATAGCGCCCGGGTAGAGGATATCTCGCATTTCATTGAAGGGGCGCAGTACGACTTTAATCAGGACGATCAAACCCTGAGTCTGGTGATCCCGCAGATTTATCGCGACCAAACGGCGTCAGGGACGATCAACCCAAAATACTGGGACGACGGAGCATCGGCTGCCTGGGCCAGCTACCAGGTCAGTGGCTCGCAGCAGGAATCAGATTCCGGTAAAAATACCTCCACCTGGCTGGGTCTGGATTCGGGCATTAACCTCGGCGCGTGGCGACTGCGTAATAACAGCACCTGGAGCGACACCGCTGGCTGGGACGCCATCAGTACCAGCCTGCAACGCGACATTAAAGCTTTACGAAGCCAGCTGGAGATTGGCCAGACTGCCACCAGCGGCGAGTTATTTGATAGCGTTCAGATGACGGGCGTAAAGCTTGAAACCGATATCTCCATGTTGCCAACCAGTCAGCAGGGGTTTGCGCCTGTGGTTCGCGGTATTGCCAATAGCGATGCGAAGGTCACCATCAAGCAAAATGGCTATACCCTCTACCAGACCAACGTCGCCCCCGGTCCGTTTGAAATTCATGACTTAAGTCAGGTTACCTCCGGTGCCGATCTCGAAGTGACCGTAGAAGAAGCGGATGGCAGTGAACACAGCTTTATTCAGGCCAGCGCCTCGGTACCCATTCTTCAGCGGGAAGGTGCGTTTAAATATTCCCTCGCAGCAGGAACGTTTCGCGGTAATGAAGGGGAGGAAGAACCTGCTTTTGCGCAAGGAACGGCGATTTATGGCCTGCCTTACGGCGTGACGATCTACTCCGGTGCGCTGGGAGCATCCCTTTATCATGCGTTTCTGGCCGGCGTCGGCGCGGATTTGGGGCGCTTCGGCTCGGCATCGGTTGACGTGACCGCCGCCCACACCCTGTTTGACGATGGCCGCGATCCCGCCAGCGGCTTGTCATGGCGCGCGCAGTATTCGAAAGACATTCCTGATACGGACACCACGGTCACGCTGGCGAGCTATCGCTATTCCACCGCCGGGTTTTATACCTTTCAGGAGGCTATCGACCAACGCGACAGCAACATTGACGACGGGATCTACACCTATCGACGGGTAAATAACCGTCGCAGCCGTATGCAGGTTAACCTCTCTCAGCGACTGGGGGACTGGGGCTCCACCTATGTTAACGCTTATCAGCAGAACTACTGGGATATGAGCGGCAGCGAACGCAGCGTGAGCGCCGGGTTTAGCTCAAGCTGGCGCGATATAACCTGGTCTGTCAGCTACAACCTGACCCGCACCCCGGATGCCGACAACGACAGGCAGCTGGCGCTGATGGTCAACATCCCTTTCTCACGCTGGCTGCCAAATTCATGGGCAAGCTACAGCATGACGACCGCCAGCGGCGGGTATACCTCTCATCAGGCGGGTATTGGCGGAACGGCGCTGGAGGATAATAAGCTCAGCTACAACCTTCAGCAGAGCTATACCAGCAACAATGTCGGATACGGCGCCAGTCTTTCAGGGCGTTACAGAGGATCGGCTGGCGAGGTCGGGCTGGGTTACAGCTACGGCGGCAGCAACAGGCAGTGGAATTACAACGCGAAAGGCTCGCTGGTAGCCCATGAGCACGGGGTGACGCTCGGGCAGTCTGTGCGCGACGCCTTTGCCATCGTCCATATCAAAGACGGCAGCAACGTGAAAGTCCAGAACGGGCGCGGGATTTATACCGACGCTTTTGGCAATGCGATTGTCCCGACGCTGACGGCCTATCGCCATAATGGCATCACCGTAAACACAGAGGATCGTGACGATCTGGATATCGAGCTCGCGACACAGGATGTGGTGCCAACCAAAGGGGCGGCCATGATGGCGAATTTTGATGCGCGTGCAGGCCAGCGCGCGCTGGTCAAGCTGATTTATCTCGGTAAACCCGTGCCGTTTGGGGCCATCGTCACGCTGGATAACACCTCCGCGATTGTCGGTGATGACGGGGAAGTCTGGCTAACCGGCCTGCAGGGGACTGTCGCGTTAAGCGTGCAGTGGGGTGAGGACGCCGGACAGCAGTGCAAAGGGACGTTGACCGTGCCTGCTGAGCGCGCGGCAAACATTTTAAAATCAACGGTGCATTGCCGTTAG
- a CDS encoding fimbrial biogenesis chaperone encodes MKALLKVLCGCIVIGCCSAQASIVLGGTRVIYPSNKSEVQIALKNKDPHTRYLVQSWVSNPDDTKAPFVVTPPVYKLQENRQTLLHIIYTGDKNALPNDRETFFVANVKSVSALAPELKDKNTLQFAMKTRLKLFWRPSQLKEADALQAWEKIAFRRQGTQLIAKNPTPFYVSFGELAVGGKAVPVVETKSTPGAVAMMVAPYSEQTFTLPAGAKGAVTWTAINDHGAQTPQKQQAL; translated from the coding sequence ATGAAAGCGTTATTAAAAGTATTATGCGGATGCATAGTCATTGGTTGCTGTTCAGCACAGGCCAGTATTGTATTAGGTGGCACCCGCGTTATTTATCCATCGAATAAATCTGAAGTGCAGATTGCGTTAAAAAATAAAGATCCCCATACGCGTTATTTAGTGCAGAGTTGGGTCAGTAATCCAGACGATACCAAAGCGCCATTTGTTGTTACCCCTCCGGTTTACAAATTGCAGGAAAACCGCCAGACGCTTTTACATATTATTTATACGGGCGATAAAAATGCGCTTCCCAACGACCGGGAAACATTCTTTGTGGCGAACGTTAAGTCCGTTTCGGCGCTTGCGCCAGAATTGAAAGATAAAAATACATTGCAGTTTGCCATGAAGACGCGGCTTAAGCTGTTCTGGCGGCCGTCGCAGTTAAAAGAAGCTGATGCGCTTCAGGCATGGGAAAAGATCGCTTTCCGCCGCCAGGGGACGCAGCTTATTGCGAAAAACCCTACGCCTTTCTATGTCTCCTTTGGCGAACTGGCCGTCGGGGGCAAAGCCGTGCCCGTTGTTGAAACCAAATCCACCCCCGGCGCGGTGGCGATGATGGTTGCGCCTTACAGCGAACAGACCTTCACCTTGCCCGCAGGCGCAAAGGGTGCCGTTACATGGACAGCCATTAACGACCATGGTGCACAAACGCCGCAGAAGCAGCAGGCCCTATAA
- the fhuA gene encoding ferrichrome porin FhuA, giving the protein MALSNTAQPINTTLRKIAVVVATAVTGMSAYAQAAETPKKEDTITVTAAPAAQESAWGPAATIAARQSATGTKTDTPIQKVPQSISVVTAEEMALHQPKSVKEALSYTPGVAVGTRGASNTYDYLIIRGFAADGQSQNNYLDGLKMQGNFYNDAVIDPYMLERAEIMRGPVSVLYGKSSPGGLLNMVSKRPTTEQLREIQFKMGTDNLFQTGFDFSDAIDDDGVYSYRLTGVARSNNAQQDDKGEQRYAIAPAFSWRPDDKTTFTFLSYFQNEPETGYYGWLPKEGTVDPLPNGSRLPTNFNEGAKNNTYSRNQKMVGYSFDHAFNDTFTVRQNLRYAQNKTSQNSVYGYGMCSDPLYSSNPATSPCASVPQSQWGHTLTRQYVIDNEKLENFSVDTQLQSKFATGAVDHTLLTGVDFMRMRNDIDSWFGYAGSVTPSDIYNLDRGDFDFGSHPGPSGAYQVLNKQKQTGVYAQDQIEWDKVLVTLGGRYDWAKQDSLNRVAGTTDSRNDKEFTWRGGVNYLFDNGVTPYFSYSESFEPSSQAGEGGKIFAPSKGKQYEAGLKYVPSDRPVVVTGALYQLTKSNNLMADPAGGIFSVEGGEIRARGVELEAKAALSASVNVVGSYTYTDAEYTTDTNYKGNTPAQVPKHMASVWGDYTLFDGALSGLTLGTGVRYTGSSKGDPANSFTVGSYTVVDALVRYDLARVGLAGSNVALHVNNLFDREYVASCFNTYGCFWGAERQVVATATFRF; this is encoded by the coding sequence ATGGCGCTTTCCAATACTGCTCAGCCAATTAATACGACGCTGCGTAAAATCGCAGTTGTTGTCGCCACAGCGGTTACCGGCATGTCTGCATATGCACAGGCGGCGGAAACCCCGAAAAAAGAAGACACCATCACCGTTACTGCCGCGCCGGCTGCACAGGAAAGTGCCTGGGGCCCTGCTGCGACGATTGCCGCAAGACAATCCGCTACCGGGACCAAAACGGATACCCCTATTCAAAAAGTTCCGCAGTCCATTTCAGTGGTCACTGCAGAAGAGATGGCGCTGCATCAGCCTAAATCCGTGAAAGAAGCCCTCAGCTATACCCCGGGCGTTGCGGTGGGCACGCGTGGTGCATCCAATACCTATGACTATCTGATCATCCGTGGTTTCGCTGCCGACGGCCAAAGCCAGAACAACTATCTGGACGGCCTGAAGATGCAGGGCAACTTCTATAACGACGCGGTGATCGACCCTTATATGCTGGAACGCGCAGAAATCATGCGCGGTCCGGTTTCCGTTCTGTACGGAAAAAGCAGCCCTGGCGGCCTGCTGAACATGGTGAGCAAGCGCCCAACCACGGAGCAGCTGCGCGAGATCCAGTTCAAAATGGGCACCGACAACCTGTTCCAGACCGGCTTCGACTTCAGCGATGCGATCGATGACGACGGCGTTTACTCTTACCGTCTGACCGGCGTGGCGCGCTCCAACAATGCGCAGCAGGATGATAAAGGCGAGCAGCGTTACGCCATCGCGCCAGCGTTCTCCTGGCGTCCGGACGATAAAACCACCTTCACCTTCCTCTCTTACTTCCAGAACGAGCCGGAAACGGGCTACTACGGCTGGTTGCCAAAAGAGGGCACGGTTGATCCGCTGCCAAACGGCAGCCGTCTGCCGACCAATTTCAACGAAGGTGCGAAGAACAATACCTATTCCCGTAACCAGAAAATGGTGGGATATAGCTTCGATCACGCCTTCAACGATACCTTTACCGTGCGTCAGAACCTGCGTTATGCGCAGAATAAAACCTCGCAGAACAGCGTGTATGGCTACGGTATGTGCTCCGATCCGCTCTATTCAAGCAATCCGGCAACCAGCCCGTGTGCGAGCGTTCCACAGTCCCAGTGGGGTCATACGCTGACGCGTCAGTACGTCATTGATAATGAGAAGCTGGAAAACTTCTCTGTCGATACCCAACTGCAAAGCAAGTTCGCGACGGGTGCTGTCGATCATACCTTGCTGACCGGCGTTGATTTCATGCGTATGCGAAATGATATCGACTCCTGGTTCGGCTATGCCGGCTCCGTTACGCCTTCAGATATCTACAACCTGGATCGCGGCGACTTTGATTTCGGTTCGCACCCTGGCCCATCCGGGGCTTATCAGGTGCTGAACAAGCAGAAGCAGACCGGGGTATACGCACAGGATCAGATCGAGTGGGATAAAGTTCTGGTGACGCTGGGCGGACGTTATGACTGGGCGAAACAGGATTCCCTTAATCGCGTTGCCGGCACAACGGATTCCCGTAATGACAAAGAGTTTACCTGGCGTGGCGGTGTTAACTACCTGTTCGATAACGGGGTAACGCCTTACTTCAGCTACAGCGAATCCTTTGAACCTTCTTCTCAGGCAGGTGAGGGCGGTAAGATCTTTGCACCGTCTAAAGGCAAACAGTACGAAGCGGGCTTGAAATATGTGCCAAGCGATCGTCCTGTCGTCGTGACCGGTGCGCTGTACCAGCTTACCAAATCTAACAACCTGATGGCCGATCCGGCGGGGGGCATTTTCTCCGTAGAAGGCGGCGAGATCCGTGCTCGCGGCGTCGAGCTTGAAGCGAAAGCGGCGTTGTCTGCCAGCGTGAACGTTGTCGGTTCTTACACCTACACCGACGCTGAATACACCACCGACACCAATTATAAAGGCAACACGCCGGCTCAGGTGCCAAAACACATGGCGTCAGTATGGGGCGATTACACCCTGTTTGACGGCGCGCTGTCCGGCCTGACCCTGGGAACAGGCGTACGTTACACCGGCTCCAGCAAAGGTGACCCGGCGAACAGCTTCACCGTGGGCAGCTACACCGTGGTGGATGCGCTGGTCCGTTACGATCTGGCCCGTGTTGGCCTGGCGGGTTCCAACGTGGCGCTACACGTGAACAACCTGTTCGATCGTGAATACGTTGCCAGCTGCTTCAACACCTACGGTTGCTTCTGGGGTGCTGAACGTCAGGTTGTCGCGACTGCGACCTTCCGCTTCTAA
- a CDS encoding fimbrial protein: protein MKNKIVYSFFAASILAVSSLPALASDSGTVNFAGKIVADTCVVNVDDSNSTVSTVTFADTYPSDYGSDGKVGTSKNFKISVSGCDPLVSKLNLKFSGTTTDAAYKRLQNDLTGAGNATHVGITVTNNNGGKSDVLFNGSVPDGITDVTNDPEGTAASVFNYTANVIQVGDTVPTAGHYSASATFEVMYR from the coding sequence ATGAAAAATAAAATTGTGTACTCTTTTTTCGCGGCCAGTATTTTGGCTGTATCATCACTGCCTGCGTTGGCGAGTGATTCCGGTACCGTGAATTTCGCCGGTAAAATTGTTGCTGATACCTGTGTCGTTAACGTTGATGATTCCAACTCAACGGTATCAACCGTTACCTTTGCAGACACGTATCCGTCTGACTATGGCTCAGATGGCAAAGTGGGCACCTCGAAAAATTTCAAAATTTCAGTGTCAGGCTGTGATCCCCTGGTCTCTAAACTGAACCTGAAATTTAGCGGTACCACGACGGATGCGGCGTATAAACGTCTGCAAAACGATCTGACGGGTGCCGGTAATGCGACCCATGTAGGGATTACCGTCACCAATAATAACGGTGGTAAAAGCGATGTGCTGTTTAACGGTTCTGTTCCTGACGGCATAACGGATGTCACGAACGACCCTGAGGGCACGGCTGCCTCTGTTTTTAACTATACCGCGAATGTCATCCAGGTCGGTGATACTGTGCCAACCGCAGGCCACTACTCGGCTTCCGCAACATTTGAAGTAATGTATCGCTAA